In Carya illinoinensis cultivar Pawnee chromosome 10, C.illinoinensisPawnee_v1, whole genome shotgun sequence, one DNA window encodes the following:
- the LOC122279365 gene encoding pectin acetylesterase 5-like: MANPRLRSITWWRKWSRKDWAIAAVGFTLIVFLCTLISNSMIDQPFDHDHAIAADLVDLTLLHNAKDKGALCLDGSSPGYHFQKGFGSGSNNWLLHIEGGGWCNTIASCSLRKLTPLGSSKYMERRVSFSGILSPYSSQNPDFFSWNKVKIRYCDGASFAGNPKSELKNGTKLFFRGQLIWEALMDELLSLGLSSAKQALLSGCSAGGLATLIHCDDFRQLLPKDATIKCLADAGFFLNEKDVHGKQTMRSFYDDVFHLQGVEGSLHKDCVSRMEPSKCLFPQEIVKNIKTPVFLVHPAYDFWQIQHILIPDASDHNWRNCRLNIHDCNPNQIEILQGFRNSLLKALNEFQKNAEGGIFIDSCFVHCQTWMDHTWHSPQSPRINNKTIAESVGDWFFNRNIVKQIDCPYPCNPTCYNMNFT, from the exons ATGGCGAACCCTAGGCTCCGCTCTATCACTTGGTGGAGGAAGTGGTCCAGGAAGGACTGGGCCATCGCCGCCGTCGGATTCACCCTCATCGTCTTTCTCTGCACCCTCATCTCCAACTCTATGATCGACCAACCTTTCGATCACGATCATGCCATCGCCGCCGATCTGGTCGACCTAACTTTGCTGCACAATGCAAAGGATAAAGGCGCCC TTTGTTTGGATGGGAGTTCGCCTGGATACCATTTCCAGAAGGGTTTTGGATCTGGCTCTAACAATTGGCTGCTTCACATtgag GGTGGAGGTTGGTGCAATACAATAGCGTCATGTTCTTTGCGCAAATTAACACCATTAGGTTCTTCCAAGTACATGGAACGTCGAGTTAGCTTTTCCGGGATCTTGAGCCCTTACTCGTCTCAAAACCCTG ATTTCTTTAGCTGGAACAAAGTCAAGATACGTTATTGTGACGGTGCATCTTTTGCTGGCAACCCCAAAAGCGAGCTGAAA AATGGGACGAAACTTTTCTTCAGGGGGCAGCTCATCTGGGAAGCACTTATGGATGAACTCTTGTCACTTGGCTTGTCTAGTGCGAAGCAG GCTCTTCTTTCAGGATGCTCTGCTGGAGGATTGGCAACTCTTATACATTGTGACGACTTCCGACAACTTCTGCCTAAGGATGCAACCATCAAGTGTCTTGCTGATGCAGGTTTTTTCCTCAATGA GAAGGATGTTCATGGAAAACAAACTATGAGATCATTCTATGATGATGTTTTCCACCTTCAG GGTGTAGAAGGAAGTTTACACAAGGATTGTGTTTCGAGAATGGAACCATCGAAG TGTCTCTTCCCTCAAGAGATTGTAAAGAACATAAAGACTCCAGTTTTTCTTGTCCATCCAGCATATGACTTTTGGCAG ATACAACATATCTTGATACCAGATGCATCAGATCACAACTGGCGAAATTGCAGACTGAATATTCATGATTGTAATCCTAACCAGATTGAAATACTACAAG GTTTCCGCAATTCTCTGCTCAAGGCATTGAATGAATTTCAGAAAAATGCGGAAGGGGGGATATTTATAGATTCTTGCTTTGTTCATTGCCAGACGTGGATGGATCATACATGGCATTCACCCCAGTCTCCAAGAATAAACAATAAG ACCATTGCAGAGTCTGTAGGTGATTGGTTCTTCAATCGAAACATAGTGAAGCAAATTGACTGCCCCTATCCATGCAATCCCACCTGCTATAATATGAATTTCACTTGA